GAAGATGCTGAAGACACAGCGGGCCTGCCGGCCATTCCTCACAGCCCACGGTCCCAGGGACGTCACCAAGGGCTCCAGACGACTGCGGGAGTGGCACAAGCAAACAATCAGGCCGTAATAACTGCATCGCTGTACAAATACCAGACTGTGATGTCAATGGTTATTGTATTACAGAGCAAAAATAATTTACAGTCAAAACCAATACTCAGAAAAAATCATGATGACACTTTCAGTAAGTATTAGTTTCCACACAcatgggggatgtttttcagccagGAAGGAACTAGACTTCCCTTCCAGAAAAACAATACGTGTGAACTGTAATTCTTTCAGAAGACAGAATTCCATTCCTTTCAGTCAATAACTACAGTGTGTTGAATATAACTAGCTCAACTAACTCTGTGACACTTGCAAATAAACCAACTATATTGTCTTAGTTCCCTGAAGGAAGTCATCCACCTAAATGTCAGTTCTCTTTACACCTCAGGGTGCTGCTCAGGTGTGTGATTGATTACCAAATATCAGAGGTGTCCAGGAAGTGTATGTTCCATTTACCACCAGTCTCCCTTAGAATATACAGTACAACTTTCTGGAAACTGATGACACAGATAAATCTTGGGATGTATTCAATAAACATTGCAGAAATGTACAGAGTAGAGCCAAGACTACTTCCTATTCAACATGGCAGACAGTCAGTCTCCTGAAAAGGCCCCTGGTTTATATCACTACATACAGTATGAATAAGAGAGCCTGATGGGGAGCACCTTGTGGACAGACGGAGCGGTCCCAACGCTGCTCCCAGGATGCACATGGGCAGGCCAGTTTGAGCAGCCTCAAACCACTTTACTGCCACTTCACCTGAGTTTGAGGAAGTGAGAAAGAAAATACATGTAGTGAAACACACTAATACCAATACTCTCAGTGAATCCCCTTTCCCCAGACTCACCCAGCATGTTAGTGGGCATGCCTAGTAAGGTGTGCAGTAAATCGTGGACTTCTCGGTACCGCTGCATGACGTACGCCAACTCCTCATTATCCACAAATTTCACGTTCACCCTCGAGTCAGGGGTCACcctctgagaaagagagaagtagagggataCGAGGATTGGCAAACAACCACTACGCTTCCTCTGTAAAGAGATCCATTATGTCCTTCACAAACTCACATTGTCCTCAAGGAAGTGCAGGTACTCTCTCCCAAAGGATCCATCTGGAAGGGAAGCCATCTTGGACAGATCCAATGTGGATAGTCTGATCCGTGGGCGCTCACTTACACAGAAATAGGTGAAACATGCAGACATGAGCATTCACAGACAAGCAATTGTACACACAACTTATTTAAAATCATAGAGATGTATATTTCAAGGTGAACATAGAGTGAGATAGACAGCAGAAGTTGTGGCATACGTTAGAATGGTATAGCCCTCAGGGTCTCCTCTCATTCGATCCCGAAGCGTCATCAGGGCCAGATGTCCTGTCGTCTCTCCCAGCACTGCCACCATGTCTACATGGGGAACACGGCTTACAGTGAAGAGAAATGTGGTACTTTTTATTGAGAAAatgcagtacagtatgttacacCAAGAGTCACTTTCAAGTTATTTCTCACCCTTTTGAATAATTTATATTTCAAGGACTTGTTTAAATCAAAATAACATCTACGACATAGTTTCCCTATGACTCTTTTAGTTTCTTGTTTTTCTAAAATGTCAGTGTTTCCCACACCTTGATAACTAGGGATCTAAATGACACATGACAACCATTAAATAACCCTGCATGGTATTGTGTACTGTGCGTAATGAAACTCATTCAAATAGTTTGAGTTTCAAATGCAAAAGAAAGGAAAGTAAAACAGTGACCACAGCCTACCCACATGTTCTGTAAGAACAGTTAAGCATGCCAAACTCCTTACAGATGCAAAATGACCATATGAAAGTATCACAACTGGAAGTGGGCATCCCTCTCACCATGTCTGTAGGGGTCTTGCAGGGCTGCCACCCCGGAGCCGACAGCCAACAGGGCTTTCTGGATGGGGCTGGTGGGGATGTGGCCTGGGTACAGTCCGTCATACTGCACGTCTGCAGAGTCCACGCCATGGTGATGCTGCCGGCCACAAAGGGCTGTGGGTGACAACAAACAGCATCAGACATACATTAGAGTACACATGTACATCCCATCAGGACATGGTATTAATACTGTAGTGACCTTAGTACTGAGAGATCATGGGACCACAGGTGGTTTCCAGTGCTCTGTTTCCAGTAAACACCTTCAAACTGGGCACATACgccaattcaacatctattccacattagTTCAACGTAATTCAACGGTTCAACACAAGACAAAAGAGttgatagtggactacaggaaactccaacaccatcattaagtttgcccgacgacacaacggtggtaggcctgatcaccaacaatgatgagacagcctacagggaggaggtcagaaacctgtcagtgtggtgccaggacaacatctacctcaacatgagcaagaccaaagagctgatagtggactacaggaaaaaggggGCCGAGCACGATCCCAGGGctatagtggagcgggtcgagagcttcaagttccttggcgtccacatcactaacaaactatcctagtacaaacacaccaagacagtcatgaatagggcacaacaacatcccctcaggaaactgaatagacttggcatgggtcctcagatgctcaaacagttctacagctgcaccattgagagtatcctgattgtttgcatcaccgcttggtatggcaattaCTCGGCATTCGACCGCAAGGTGCTACGGAGGgtaatgcgtatggcccagtacatcactgggcccaagcttcctgccatccaagacctctataccaggcggtgtcagaggaaggccccaaaaaatggtcaaatacaccagccatcctagtcatagactgtactTTCTGGTCCCGCACGGCAGGCGgtatcggagcgccaagtctaggtccaaaaggctccttaacagcctctacccccaagccataagacttctaaaaacagttaatcaaatggccaccggactatttgcattgaccccttttttacactgctgctactcgctatttattatctatgcatagtcactttacccctacatacatgtacagtacatattaaCCCAATTACCTCGAATAGTATGTACCCCCacatattgactcggtaccggtacctcatGTATattgccttgttattgttattttattgtgtcacTTATTTTTCTTACATTAACAAATTAACAAATATTTACATTGGAAAagtctgcattgttggttaagggcttgtaagtatgcatttcacgcTAAGGTACCTTAGGCTAAGGTTAAGGTACCTGTtctatttggcacatgtgacaaaccagtgtgtgcccagtgagtTGTGATAGGAGTTTTTCCTTTGCGCTTCAGGAGATCATATGACAATGAATAGGTAATCAATACCGAGTCTAGTCCAAGGGGTACTCGGCCCACTGTACCCTTTTCTAGGGAACCCCTACACATTTTTAAGAATACAATGTGAGGCCAAAATTAATTGTCGACACTCAAAATATAAAATTGCAAAACTGTTTGTCAAACAGTTCTTCCATTATAGGTATTTTGGCATTGCTGCAGTTATTTTCATTTAGTTAATTTTATCCCTTCTTTTTCAGGGAACCCCTGAAAGTACTCTGAGCACTTcttgtttcaagttttattagtcgtactGTATGTACAGGATATGTACGGTATACATAGCCCAACGAAATGAATagttgcaggttccttctcgaaaatgctacaacaataagaaataaaataAGAATACGAATATAAAGTAAACGATGCCAAAATCTTAGCATAAATATAATATAGTAAGGTACTATTTATAGTCTAATATTTGAGCAGTATAATACATCTGGTAGCTGTAGTTGTGATGTGTCTTGCTTGAGGAAACCCTGGTCTAGTCTGCGCAGTAAATCTACAGATGAGTAGGGGAAAACCAATTTGGTTTGCCCTGTTTATTAGCGGTAGTTCTGTGAAGTGATATAATGGAGAACCCCCTACTGTGGAGTTGTGGTACACTCCGCTAACCGCTACTATACGACCTTATagctaaataaaacaaataatacaTTATCATTCTCTAATTATCGAAATATATATTGTCCATGGTTATTTAGTTAACATACAGTCGCACTTGCATACCTTCGAACACAAACGCGCCCCTACCAGTGCTTCTTCGACTTGAAACGAGGAGTGAACGCAACATTTCTTTGTTGTGCGCTGGCTGGCACAGGCGCATTTTACCAAAAATGAAGTGGACGTGATGACGTGTCATGACGGTTAAAAAGAGTGTTGAAGAGGGCAAGGAAATAATGAGTTCATTTTAAATAGACTGGAAATGTGTCACTCATAATGGAACTATTGTGTGTGCCTTACAtgtgctacagtcaattatgattgcatttCATATCTTGGCTAGAAGACAACGCATCAGCCATCCTACTATATCAGGTAAATCAAATATTACAATGTATAACGTTAAGTGTGATGTTCGGGAAAGTTATGTGCTCAAGTTAACGTTTCCAAAATCTAACTAAACAAAAACATGACTTTCATGATGATACGTGTTTGAGCCATCATGTTGTGTTATCGGCTGTACGTTTGTTTagcccatgtgtaactgttgtttttgtcgcaccgCTTTGCAAGTTACATTACAAATGTTCCAGTAACATCACATTGGAGCACGTATTGGTGTGTAACACTTGGGTTACTTAGCTAGCAGTTAAATGATTGTGACGATGACTCCTACACAGAGCAACTACATTTTTGAGCATGAATTCAGACTCGATCTTAGCCTATGCCTGCCTGAACATGGCTGCGTATTTAGGGTGCAGCACAGAGTAGGAAGATCCGCTTTACTGTTTATACGTATTTTTTTTGATCCGGCAGAAACGTATATCCATACATACAGACAAATACACGTACCTAAACTTTACAGTACCTCGAAATGTCGGATGGATCTCTACTTGAGAATTATTTAATGGCAATCTTGTTTACTTTTTTCCAGGGTCAATGTCGCAGCCTATGCCACATTCATTAGTTTATGACATTCAAATTCTTTTCGTGAAGTCAGTCTTATCAATTGTATCTTATTGTATTGGTTACATTGGCAGTATAATATAATTGACCTTGCTCTTGTTTGGACTTCTGGAaggtatgtggacaacccttcaaattagtgtcttcggctatttcagccacactcgttgctgacgggcgtataaaatcgagcacacagccatacaatcacTTTAGataaacattggtagtagaatggccttactgaaaagctcagtgactttcaacgtggcaccatgataggatgccaccattccaacaagtaagtttgtcaaatttctgccctgctagagctgccctggtccaAACTGCCTcgggaagcaatgtcagcacaagaactgtacGCCGGGAGCTTCatggaatgggtttccatggccaagcagccgcacacaagcctaagatcaccatgtgcaatgccaa
The DNA window shown above is from Oncorhynchus tshawytscha isolate Ot180627B linkage group LG20, Otsh_v2.0, whole genome shotgun sequence and carries:
- the coq4 gene encoding ubiquinone biosynthesis protein COQ4 homolog, mitochondrial isoform X2; this translates as MRLCQPAHNKEMLRSLLVSSRRSTALCGRQHHHGVDSADVQYDGLYPGHIPTSPIQKALLAVGSGVAALQDPYRHDMVAVLGETTGHLALMTLRDRMRGDPEGYTILTERPRIRLSTLDLSKMASLPDGSFGREYLHFLEDNRVTPDSRVNVKFVDNEELAYVMQRYREVHDLLHTLLGMPTNMLGEVAVKWFEAAQTGLPMCILGAALGPLRLSTSRLEPLVTSLGPWAVRNGRQARCVFSIFYERRWEQSLEDLRKELNIEPPPLTITATSQKATLDS
- the coq4 gene encoding ubiquinone biosynthesis protein COQ4 homolog, mitochondrial isoform X1, producing MRLCQPAHNKEMLRSLLVSSRRSTGRGAFVFEALCGRQHHHGVDSADVQYDGLYPGHIPTSPIQKALLAVGSGVAALQDPYRHDMVAVLGETTGHLALMTLRDRMRGDPEGYTILTERPRIRLSTLDLSKMASLPDGSFGREYLHFLEDNRVTPDSRVNVKFVDNEELAYVMQRYREVHDLLHTLLGMPTNMLGEVAVKWFEAAQTGLPMCILGAALGPLRLSTSRLEPLVTSLGPWAVRNGRQARCVFSIFYERRWEQSLEDLRKELNIEPPPLTITATSQKATLDS